The nucleotide sequence AAGATTCTATAAAAGTCGTGGTTAATCAATTAGTACCAAAAAGAATTGAGAACTCAAACAAGAAAcacgaagaaaaaaaactaagttttgAATTCAAAAGTAGTCAGTTccaaagttcatgtttttttcagtatctaaaagaaaaaaatgccaAGGATTCTTATAAGAAAAGTTTGAAAGCCTAAAAACTATGATGTTTGTGTCTGTTTGCAATTGATTTATATTCAAACACCTTCCGGATCTTACACGCTATAACTTGTTATCTCTTCATTCGAGTTTTGGTGTCCATTAGCTTTGAAACTTAAGCATTTTCAATCAGAAACGTACAATAAAACATGAAGAATAGGCTTTGCATGGACAAGAGCGTTGAAGCAGAAAAGGACCATGGATATACTAAATCGACCTTCAAGTTAACCACAATGAACCTAACAAGGTTTTGATCATATCCATATTTAAGGTGAAGTCATAATCTGGTGATTCTTCTTATCAtattccaaaacaacaacaaaaacgaaATAAGTATTTAAACTCATAAGCTCATAAACTCATAACCTAACAAAGTTGTAAAAGATAGATTGATCATATAATTTTCCTTGAGATTGCATCTAATTACAGCAACCTTTACATTCTTTATCTGCAGATTGGTCAACAAAAACCCTTACCGACATCAAAAAGACAGATGTCCCAATAGGCAATGCCTCTATCAAGGAGGAGTTTCCGGCTGCTTAGCAGAAGATCAAACCTCAGGGTTACAATAAGCTTTTAAAGCAAACTAAGTAAAACGTTATGTCAATATGGTTGATATGGTAATCTATCATGTATGCTGCTGTGTGTGTATGATAGTCGTCTTCTGTATAGGTTTGTTAGACAAACCGAAGATTTGTTTGCATGTCTGGAGTGGTCAGACATGTTTGTCTTTTACAAGTCGCTCTAAGGGCAGACGATCATCTCTACTGAAGAAACTACTATTGTGGATTTAGTAACAGTATCCTACAGTCTTCTTTTCTAACTAATACTCTTGTTGTTATGTTATTGAACGTGGTGTGTCTCTTGAAGACAATCTGTGTGTTAAAGTAATgaaatctttgttgttgttatataaGCTTTCATACAAAACAAATCGAGTCTCTTATTAAATAGGATGTATAATTTGTgaatgatgaacaacaaatGGGAGATGTTAAAGTACAAACATTGGTGGTGTGCCATAACTTCTACAATCTAAACGTACATATATTCACCTCCGCGGACAGCATTTTCTGCGCCTTTCCTCTCTTCCTCGGCctctttctccctctctttcCAGTTTTCATATTTCTGATCGTCTGTTGGTAATTCATGACGACATATAGGGCAAGAGTTATGCTCGTCCTGCCACAAACAATTAGATCATAAGCTTTATGTTCTTGCTATTGCTTACCCTTAAGCTTTAAAAGAATGAAATTAATTTTACCAGCCAAGGCTTTAGGCAAGGAGGGTGGAATGTGTGTTTGCATGGCAGCTCCTGCATTTTGTCACCGATTACAAGATTCTCCTTGCAGATGCAGCATTCTGCCTCTGGTCCTAACTCTTTAAGCAGTTCCTCGCTGAAAACGATCACTGGAAGTTTCTCTACAACTTCTTTACTAGCCGGTGGAACTCTTGGTGGTCCACCATCTTCTAGCATCTGTATAAAACACatcatatttatcatttttcaaTCATAAGGCTAAGCAAAAAAACCACTCTACCAATATCATATTAGATTGGGGTTAAAGACTCTTGATACGGAAGAAGGAGACAAATATCAAAGCCATATTTGAACACagattgctttaaactcatctATATGTGAAGTATCACGCTTTATCAGGCAATGTGAGAACATACAACAACGAAATCATTTAAAACTAGtaaggaagaaaagaga is from Camelina sativa cultivar DH55 chromosome 20, Cs, whole genome shotgun sequence and encodes:
- the LOC104770472 gene encoding E3 ubiquitin-protein ligase AIP2-like; its protein translation is MQELINGLDSIIPEMLEDGGPPRVPPASKEVVEKLPVIVFSEELLKELGPEAECCICKENLVIGDKMQELPCKHTFHPPCLKPWLDEHNSCPICRHELPTDDQKYENWKEREKEAEEERKGAENAVRGGEYMYV